The Doryrhamphus excisus isolate RoL2022-K1 chromosome 1, RoL_Dexc_1.0, whole genome shotgun sequence genome includes a window with the following:
- the sde2 gene encoding splicing regulator SDE2 encodes MEVFVCAPGGSKFSNFVFPEGSVVRDIPLRFGQQRVVSPHDLYVNKDGRRACLDDDLQGGAIYHLVPRLPGGKGGFGSMLRALGAQIEKTTNREACRDLSGRRLRDVNHEKEMADWLKQQTEREAEKEQRRLERLQRKLMEPKHQFSDASYQQQCHDLSERLEDSVLKGLQAASGSQVTARLSPKRHASGQSEPPIKKLKKMGACFWSGVGELSSEDDDDSPSTSCAAAVTMTTQRVEPGPSSSMAATQPQEDVAVQKATPPEEVDVQEATPHQEEVEVQKDTPTQEDAAIQEDTPPQQEVEVQKDTPTQEDTPPQQEVEVQKDTPTQEDVTVQEDTPPQQEVKFQKDTPTQQDTPPQQEVEVQEATPHQVDAGAVSSCSSELQRGGGDGVTTVSVSSAKSVQELERLGLDVLKQELMSRGVKCGGTLSERAARLFAVRNLQMDQINPALLAKPTKSKRK; translated from the exons ATGGAGGTGTTTGTTTGTGCCCCGGGTGGATCGAAGTTTTCCAACTTTGTGTTTCCAGAAGGTTCTGTGGTTCGGGATATCCCCCTACGGTTCGGCCAACAACGG GTGGTATCGCCACATGACCTGTACGTCAACAAAGATGGCCGTCGGGCCTGCCTGGATGATGACCTGCAAGGCGGGGCTATCTATCACCTCGTGCCCCGTCTCCCTGGAGGGAAGGGAG GGTTCGGTTCAATGCTGCGAGCTCTCGGTGCTCAGATCGAGAAGACGACCAATCGCGAAGCCTGCAGAGATCTGAGTGGACGACGCCTGCGAGATGTCAATCACGAGAAAGA GATGGCGGATTGGCTAAAGCAGCAGACGGAACGCGAGGCGGAGAAGGAGCAGCGGCGTCTGGAGCGTCTGCAGCGGAAGCTCATGGAACCCAAACACCAGTTCAGCGATGCCTCGTACCAGCAGCAGTGTCATGACCTGTCCGAACGACTCGAGGATTCGGTTCTCAAAG GTCTGCAGGCAGCATCCGGCTCCCAAGTGACCGCCCGCTTGTCCCCTAAGAGACACGCCTCCGGTCAAAGTGAGCCGCCAATCAAGAAGCTGAAAAAGATGGGGGCGTGTTTTTG GAGTGGCGTTGGCGAGCTGAGCTCAGAGGATGACGACGATTCGCCATCCACATCCTGTGCAGCTGCTGTTACCATGACAACGCAGAGGGTGGAGCCTGGGCCAAGCAGCAG CATGGCGGCCACGCAGCCTCAGGAGGATGTGGCGGTTCAGAAGGCCACGCCCCCCGAAGAGGTAGACGTCCAGGAGGCCACACCTCATCAGGAGGAAGTCGAGGTTCAGAAGGATACGCCCACCCAGGAAGATGCAGCAATCCAGGAAGACACACCTCCCCAGCAGGAAGTCGAGGTCCAGAAGGATACACCCACCCAGGAGGACACACCTCCCCAGCAGGAAGTCGAGGTCCAGAAGGATACGCCCACCCAGGAAGATGTCACGGTCCAGGAGGACACACCTCCCCAGCAGGAAGTCAAGTTTCAGAAGGATACGCCCACCCAGCAGGACACACCTCCTCAGCAGGAAGTCGAGGTCCAGGAGGCCACGCCCCATCAAGTGGATGCGGGGGCGGTGTCCAGCTGCTCATCTGAGCTACAG CGTGGTGGCGGTGATGGCGTCACGACAGTCAGCGTGTCATCTGCCAAGAGCGTTCAAGAGTTGGAACGTTTGGGTCTGGATGTTCTCAAGCAGGAACTGATGAGTCGTGGAGTGAAGTGCGGAGGAACGCTGAGCGAACGCGCAGCCCGCCTCTTCGCCGTAAGAAACCTGCAGATGGACCAGATCAACCCGGCGCTGCTCGCCAAGCCCACTAAGTCCAAGAGGAAATGA